The DNA region GAGTCTTTATTTATGTTTACAAGGTTTTCCCGGATACTATTTGGTTGTGGTTTTTCGTAGAAAATAAGTATAAAGTTTGAAATGTGTATCTTCTGGGTTACAACAATTCACGCATAGAGTTATGAGTTTCTGTTAAATAACCTACCGTacatcaatttcaaaaaaaaaaaactaccgtACATCGCTGCCTCTTGCCCACATGAAAAGCCAATTGCATTCTGAAAATGTTAATTGACAAGTAAAAAAGTTCACTAccaggaaaataaattaaagtaaaacGTGACAACATCAACTGTGAACAAATTTGATATAAACCAAAATGGCCCCCATCTATTCCAATTGACATGGTTGAACTTTTGTACATTTCAATCGTAATTGAATGCATTAGGATCCGGATATTAAAAATATGCTACAAAAAACAACACTACTACCCTGAAGTCACACATTGATACGTAACTAAAACATTAAACATTTAATAGTTGTTAGTAAGAAACTTTTTCAAAGAAGATGGATGAGGACAACGACATCGTCGAAACGTACTAGAGTAAGGAATAAAGTTAATATTTGTCCTCGAATCATTGATCCCTAGTTGCCTCAATTTCCAGGGATATGGACCATTTATGTTGTACCCGTAAATTTTTTCTCTGGTTGCAAAGATTAAACAATTTCCATTAACAACAGTATAGGGCCATCTTATAGGCTCTCTAAAGATCAAGATGGGTGAAGAACGGGCTGCAGAAAGCACTAGATCATCCATGGTAATATGTAGAATTTGAACCCACGAAGAATTTTGAGAAGTAGGGGCTGCACAAGTGAAAAGAGTGAAGGAAGAGTTAATAAACCTTACTAggcaaagagactcttcagatGTCCATCTACAGCCCCATGTGACAACTCCATATGACCCGTGGAAGAGATATTCAAGAGCATTATTGGGAAGGTCCAACCGCACGCTTGTATGATCAGTGAGTGAGTAGGCCATTATGTATGGCATGAGGGTAGCATCATCAATGAAGTTCATGTAATGATAATTGTCAGACATAAAATATATCCATTCATTCACAATTGCAGGTTTACTAATATTCAATTTCCGGTCACCCAAATTCATGTCTAGGTTAAGAACTTGCCACTGGTCCGCTATTTGGTTGTACTCCTTTAAGACATAAGGCGGGAAAATCTTATTTTTTCGGGTCACCGAAAGCAATCAGTAATCATTGCGGGTCGGGGCCGTAGCtgggatgatgatgatattgaCATTAGCATTCGCATCGTACTCACCACAACGTGTCCTGAGGGGAGCCCATGAACTGGTCACAGGATTACAGATCAAGAGACGAAGCACTTTTTTCCTCCTTAACCGAACAACAAACAAGCCATTCCATGACGAAAGAATCTTCCCCGACCGTGCAATGACATTGAAAAAGTCTGTCGGAACACCAGCCGCAGGCCCGTCCTCTAATAAATTATGTAGACCCACCCCTGTAACTTGGTGATAGTCAGAGACCGGAGAAGTGAAGATGTGGAGATCGCCAACTGACAGCATATGGTCTGCTTGTTCCTCAAAAAATCTGGGGATCCTGGTGTAGTCCACTCTTTTTCCTACGCACTTAAACCTACATACAATGTATGCAGGTAATCTATGGAACACGTGGTAAAGCACATCTTGCCAGGCAGTCATTTTGCGATTTAGCAACGAGGAGACAGAGGTTTGATTATGAGAGGATACGAATGGAAGAAGTAGGAAGGCTAATCACAGATATAATTTGCCTTTAAGCTGATGGTCATATATAACGACGACAAAACACACAAATATTTTCGATAATGCcattatttatttgtttgttggggattttgattttgatttataCCCAAAATCTTTTCTTTGGACCAAAGGCTCAAACTTTTTTTCCTTCAGACAAGGGTTTCTTATGTAATTTTGCTAATATTACTATCGTAGTTTTGATATTTTTGTTTCTGTGATTACTGTAATAACAATTATCaagtgaaattaaattaaaataatttaatctgATAAAAGAGTTATTATTGAGATctattttactaaaaaaattgtttagagTTATTTTCAAATACATTACTAGGAGGATATAATTTGATTTTGCAGAGTCAGActtaaataaattaagtttttattaatagaaaaaataatagaTTACTTTTGgcaaaaacataataaaaatataattaatttaaaattatataattgaGCCAAAAACATATAATAGTCTCTTATTTTTTGTATTCTATAAACTTGTCCAGAAAAATATTCTTGGGGATAAATTCGGCACTTTGATTTATCATTAATTCAGTGAAATAGTATTACTGTTCAATGTGCAAATGTGGACTTAGTAAACACCTCCAACTATATTAAATGATTGTTAATCGCGTTAGAGTTAAGTGAATGGGTGTAATAAGACCGGATTGGTCGAATTTAAGGTCCTTAAATGTCTAAACAAATCAAACATTTGGCCTGGATTGGTTAAAATTTCTAAATTTTTGTTTCAGAACTAAAACGAACCAATTATATTAGATTGAGATTGAATTGATTTGGTTCAACATTCGCATTTAGAATAAAAGTTATTAAAAATTCGCTAACAAAATAGTCTAAAAACgagaataataataaaaaatctgacatttccaaagaaaaaaaacatttgaTAAGAATTTAATAGTGGAAAAGCAAATAGGATAAAATTTTAAGTACAATCCTAGGTATACGGGTCAGTGTGTACTAGAGTTAGTTTATGACATAAAGTTGTTGACTTGAGCGAAGACCTTTGATGTGTGACTTAAAGGGGACATAAAGTTGATCCGAAGACATATTCGTGCTCCTTGCGTATCAAACCTTTTACTTATGTCAAGTTGACGTCTCTTCTTAACTCACCATCAACCTGTGTGTACATCATCTTTCCATTATACTATTTTGAAATGCACGGACCAGAGGATAATGTTCGATTGGCATTTAAAATAtgaggtggagaggtgaaaGGAAGAGataaatatgaagaaaagaaaagaaagaaaaaaaaagtattatatGAGATAgataataaaaagaaagatatatgaattaaaataggtgaaaattgattgtttagaaaatgagataggtatatatcattactctgaACCAAAGCAAATATTTTTCATGTTACGTGTTATTGCCTCACCAGATTTGGTGTTACCAATTTTGAGTGTTTAGTGTCGATATTGTTTCGTGTGATGGTTTATTTGGATGAGAGGTAGTGGACTTGGCCAAAAGTCTACTGCCTCCGCTCCATTTTGTTGGCTATTTAAGGTTATCCACGTGAATTAAGAGCTTattatttgataaaatattttgattaaattGCCCTTCTTTAGGGAGAAATATGATTTATTGATTAATGTtttgtttggcatgtcatttcagctagccaTAGCTTATTTGattagcttaaagcttatttacTTGTTTAAAAGCTATTCAAAAGTGTTTAGTgaaaaaacttattttagtagcttaaagctttaaggtATAAGCTATCTCAGTAGCTTATAGCTAAAAGCTAATAGCTTATtcaatttattctcatttttgtccttattattttattcaaagtctactgtatatttatataatacaatttctactcttatatatttataaaaatactaaaCATATTTTCTCCTCCAACTTACGTATGTAGTTTCCGCCATcattcccgccacaccgctCCGCACCATgggtattataaatattatattaataaaaataaataaatttaatattatatttttaagatgataaataactggatctaataaaaatatttaaagtgatagtaattttaatattaatatcacattggtattaatgtgaaaatatagtaatgttaaatataaaaataattatacaagtatgtcattttgagtcattttacaatttaagCTTGTTTAACAACTAGTTTTACCATAACTTTTGTtccaatcacgtagcttttcagctttcagctatcagctagcttataagctttaagctagtttTTCAGCTTTAACCAAGCTAATCTActaaacatgtcaaacatagccttagtGGATTGTGATAATTGTGCTTGGTGAAGAGTAGAGATGATAAATGAGAGACCTAATATTAAATAAAGGTATAAAAGGAATAACGAGAGTAAAAATACATTGGTTTTGAGAAACAACATACATTTTGAAACTAGTGCAAatgctaaaacaacaaacaaaatgGAAAGGAAAAGTACAGTATCTGAGTGTTAAACGTGAGCTCtttgtaaaaatatttattattggaCATGTTTATCAAAACGTGATTCTATGTAAAAATATATATGTCTAAACACGTTTATCATATAGGTTTGAGTCATGTATCTCTTTTATTGGCTTAAGTCATGTATCTCCTCAGTATGTAATTGACATAGTTTTAATCATATACATAAAGGAGGCTGCATCAAGCAGCCACACCTCATTCCACACCATTTTACTTGTCTCACTCTATCATTCTCTCTTCTCCCCTCTCATTTTCACTAATTTCTTAACACAATTGATATATTGACAGGATTAAAATAATGTGTAAATAaagcttgaattttttttttttatattgggcCAAACAGATAGATTCACCATTCACTCACCGTATTcattatttacaaaaaaaaattgtgaacaTTATTCACAAGCACCTAATCACAAGTCAagattgtattttttatttttatattgggCTAAACCGATTCACTGTATCTCCCACgtattcattcatttttttgctCTAGAACCTTCCGAATTCACCATTCTCACCAACCGTATTCATTATTCTCAATTCTCCATGTTTCtctgatacgccccaagttgattcaagggctgcaatggatcgtctaggattgatcttggatgatgagaactctgaaatgtgagaaagaagaagaagaatttcgtgatggaagggaaatggacagaaaagaggggaagttttagtgaaatggaagatgaagacttcacacaaaggtggtgacaaacccttgataagcctaattcttgaatcactcaagaactatgagaatcactctcacaaatctgaatcactcagaaaagaaaatactaattatttcataatctgtctattacattgaaggagtggtccttataaagaagaaggaaattcagcctagttacaaaaaaatgatgaggtgtaatttctctagaagaatcctaggctaggagttacaaattaaaagaggaagatagtgatatgcttcagccctgaacgtgtttttagtggctgattgcttcatgtaactccctttcttgattgttattctgaccagggaatatagcattcaatgctctttatgaacttaatttccctttctttgtaactccattcttggctttgaaagctcttcaatcctttgactttgctgatgtaactcctccattcagaacttattgaaattcaaacacattcaaagagttttaagaaaggaatggatccctccctttaagccctacatgcgccacatgcaaacacacaccacttgaagtggattaaacacactaaaataaaattcagcaacataatgcatttggatccaacttattcaattggtcctttgcatttttattgaaataaaataaaacagaacatcacatggcagcccctatgcgtgggctggctcttcttcttgggcctgaatgatcatcatgatttttggttccatctcttctaccactttgtcttcaagaatggttgccactacttgctgaagagtctctttggcctttttagctctagcccttgtcattggtcctccaagtccttttagggctccatgacccttgtccttgtccttgtcctcatcattccctccctcttgaaaaggatttgacctcaaatcaaattctccgccatctgcatcaaagagagataaatcagagacattaaaggttgagctgatgttatactcacctggaagctctattttgtaggcattgttattgattctctcaagcacttgaaaaggtccatcccctctaggttggagtttggatttcctttgttctggaaacctttccttcctcatgtgcacccaaacccaatctccgggttggaacaccacctcctttcttcccttgttagcttgcctagcataactctcattctttctctcaatttgagccttcacacgctcatgcatcttcttgacatattcagctttgccctgtccttccttgtgcttgaaaacagaaatgttaggcataggcaacaaatcaagaggagtcaaagggttaaatccatacactacttcaaatggagagcaattggtagtgctatggacagccctattgtaagcaaattcaacatgaggcaaacacgcctcccaagcctttaaattggccttaaggacagtcctaagcaaggtgcctagggtcctattaaccacctcagtttgcccatcagtttgtgggtggcaagtggtagagaacaaaagtttggtgcctaacttcccccataaagtcctccagaagtgacttaggaacttggtgtccctatcactaactatgcttctaggcatcccatgaagtcttacaacttctttaaagaacaaatcagcaacgtgacaagcatcatcagctttcctgcaaggaataaagtgagccatttttgaaaacctatcaacaaccacaaaaatggaatccttaccattctttgttctagggaggcctaaaacaaagtccatagacaagtcaacccaagggtattcagggattggcaaagaagtatacaaaccatgtggcatcaccttagacttagccttcttgcaaacaatgcaatgttcacaaaacttgatcacatcatgtttcattttgggccaatagaaatgttcctgtaaagtttctagagtcttttggactccaaaatgacccattagtcccccagcatgggattctttaacaagcagttctctaatggaacttttaggcacacacaacctgttttccttaaataaaaatccattgtgcctataaaatccattttgtgaaactttctcacaagccacaaaaatttcagcaaagttatcatctttttcatacatttctttcacatgttcaagtcctagcaatttagtctctaacatggaaagcaacacgtgtctcctggataaagcatcagccacaatgttacttttcccctttttgtgttttatgacatagggaaattgttccaaaaattcaacccatttggcatgccttttgttcaacttaccttgccccttcaagtatttcagcgactcatgatcactatgaatcacgaattccttgggcaaaagataatgctgccaggtcttcaaagctctcaccaaagcatacaattccttatcataagtagaatagttaagggcagctccgcttaacttttcactaaaataagcaattgggtggccttcttgaagcaacacagctccaatacctacatttgaagcatcacattcaagttcaaaagatttagcaaagttaggtaaagcaagtataggtgcatgggtaagcttatgctttagggcagcaaaggcctcttcttgattctttccccaatgaaaacccacattctttttcaccacttcatttaggggtgctgccaaggtactaaagtcctttacaaacctcctgtagaaactggccaagccatgaaaacttcttacatcacccacggatttaggagtgggccactcttgaatggctttgatcttttcctcatcaacctgcactcctttcgaactcacaacaaaaccaagaaacacaacatggtcagtgcaaaaagtgcatttctcaagattggcaaacaattgttcctttctaagcatactcaagacggatcttaagtgctcaacatgcagctcaagagtagtgctatagaccaaaatatcatcaaagtacacaaccacaaatttcccaatgaattccctcaaaacatggttcattagtctcataaaagtactaggtgcattagttaaaccaaaaggcataaccaaccattcatacaaaccatatttagttttgaaagcagttttccattcatccccttctttaatccttatctgattgtaaccacttttcaaatcaattttagaaaaataacatgctccatgcaattcatcaagcaaatcatcaagtctaggaatagggtgcctatacttaatggtgatgttattcaaggctctacaatcagagcacattctccaagtcccatctttctttggtaccaaaatcaccggtacagcacaaggactcatgctatttcttacccaccctttgttcaagagttcttccacttgtctttgaatttcagtggtttcttgtgggttgcttctatatgctggcctattaggcaaagaagctcccggaatgagatcaatttgatgctcaattcctctcagtggtggtagaccacttggaacacttgttggaaacacatcctcataatcctgcaaaagagatttaacactagaaggcagctcaaaattttcaaaagtgttagtgttcaaaatctgatttttgcaaaacatcaagtataggatctgttttgaagctatcatccttttcacctctctctttttgatcaaacaaatttcttttctctcaagtatttcactcttttctttttgctctctctcaagtgtttcactcttttctttttgctttctctcaagtgtctcactcttttcttttctctcttgttcaatcttttctctcattttcttttgatcctcacgcacctccctagggctcaaaggtttgagcgtaattttctggccatgatgttggaatgagatcttgttggtgcttccattatgatcagagttggtgtcatattgccatggtcttcccagcagtatgtgactagcctccatgggaacaacatcacaaagaaccttatccctgtatttgccaatggaaaagtcaacttcaacttgcttacttacttgtatttctccatagtggctgagccattgaagtttgtatggccaaggatgtggttttgtgaccaggttcagcttctccaccattctttcactagccacattagtacagcttccgccatcaacaatcatcaagcaaatctgcccattgacagaacatcttgtgtgaaagatattctctctttggctttctttctttggcttttgttggctaccaagcattcttcggatcatcaacagttcaccattcatggctgcctcctcttcttcttcactttgttctccttcggactcactggtgtagtctccatcatccttaagaatcatggtctttttggaggcacattcataagcataatgtcccataccttggcatttgaagcacttgacctctttgctctttttggatggttgttcaagaggttttgaagaagctgaagcttgtggtttggtggctggtttgctaagggtgctcggcccttcattcttcattctgtctctccaagatgaattggaattggtagaactcttccttgcaagccctttccttttgagttgttgctcaactttagtggccttgtgcagcaattcttccatgtctacatattcctgaagttctacaatatctctaacatcattagatagaccattaataaatcgaatcatggttacctcttcatcctcctcaagattggcttgcaacataagcacctcaagttctttgtaatactcctcaacactcttgctgccttgggtaagtttttgaagtttaaattttacatccctagcatggcttgaagggacatatcttttcctcatgattcgtttcatttcagcccatgtttccaccgctggctcctcatttctcaatctctcttttgcaaacttattccaccaaacaagagcatagtctgaaaagtgagcagctgcaagtttcaccttttggtcctcctcatagttgttgcaagcaaagacatgctctattttgagttcccactccaagtatgcctctggatcactctttcccttaaaaggaggaatttggaatttgactccttcaatccgagcaggtctaggattttcatgaattcgtcgtggcctcccgccttcactgtcactattgttccggttctccatttgatccagcctttcgtggatctcttcagtttgcctcctcattaagttttccagatgttgtgtaagagcccgcatttcgatggtcgagagtcgcactgctggttgctcctcctcttctcctgacatctttgacaaatgaaaagattcaagtagaacaaacaaatgttagtgtttacctcacttctctcgtgtttccctcaaattggcttttctatgatgtgcactcttgcctttttc from Lotus japonicus ecotype B-129 chromosome 2, LjGifu_v1.2 includes:
- the LOC130735371 gene encoding uncharacterized protein LOC130735371 — translated: KLAAAHFSDYALVWWNKFAKERLRNEEPAVETWAEMKRIMRKRYVPSSHARDVKFKLQKLTQGSKSVEEYYKELEVLMLQANLEEDEEVTMIRFINGLSNDVRDIVELQEYVDMEELLHKATKVEQQLKRKGLARKSSTNSNSSWRDRMKNEGPSTLSKPATKPQASASSKPLEQPSKKSKEVKCFKCQGMGHYAYECASKKTMILKDDGDYTSESEGEQSEEEEEAAMNGELLMIRRMLGSQQKPKKESQRENIFHTRCSVNGQICLMIVDGGSCTNVASERMVEKLNLVTKPHPWPYKLQWLSHYGEIQVSKQVEVDFSIGKYRDKVLCDVVPMEASHILLGRPWQYDTKDYEDVFPTSVPSGLPPLRGIEHQIDLIPGASLPNRPAYRSNPQETTEIQRQVEELLNKGWVRNSMSPCAVPVILVPKKDGTWRFVVSSKGVQVDEEKIKAIQEWPTPKSVGDVRSFHGLASFYRRFVKDFSTLAAPLNEVVKKNVGFHWGKNQEEAFAALKHKLTHAPILALPNFAKSFELECDASNVGIGAVLLQEGHPIAYFSEKLSGAALNYSTYDKELYALVRALKTWQHYLLPKEFVIHSDHESLKYLKGQGKLNKRHAKWVEFLEQFPYVIKHKKGKSNIVADALSRRHVHNGFLFKENRLCVPKSSIRELLVKESHAGGLMGHFGVQKTLETLQEHFYWPKMKHDVIKFCEHCIVCKKAKSKVMPHGLYTSLPIPEYPWVDLSMDFVLGLPRTKNGKDSIFVVVDRFSKMAHFIPCRKADDACHVADLFFKEVVRLHGMPRSIVSDRDTKFLSHFWRTLWGKLGTKLLFSTTCHPQTDGQTEVVNRTLGTLLRTVLKANLKAWEACLPHVEFAYNRAVHSTTNCSPFEVVYGFNPLTPLDLLPMPNISVHMRKERFPEQRKSKLQPRGDGPFQVLERINNNAYKIELPDGGEFDLRSNPFQEGGNDEDKDKDKGHGALKGLGGPMTRARAKKAKETLQQVVATILEDKVVEEMEPKIMMIIQAQEEEPAHA